In Plasmodium gaboni strain SY75 chromosome 8, whole genome shotgun sequence, the sequence AAGGGTTTCAATAAAATATCCATGCTACTACATTTTTGAATaagttttttttaattatcTTACTTTggatataaaaaaaaaaaaaaaaaaaaaaaaaaaatgttataaatatatatatatatttgaatatataaaaatatttaaatgtataaaatatttatattttcatataacccttttattaatttaatatgGGTTATTAAGGAAAGCTCTTAAAATTTACCAAAAAAGCTAACCataaaatgtaaataaaataaaataaaataaaataaatactatcatataatataatacataatacggatatgtaaaaaaaaaaaaaaaaaaaaataaaaatgataatctggaaaaataatacaagtatataatattattataagcACATGTGTACActtaaataatatttagttacaaattattaaataaatacattttgattattataataaaataatatcaatattgctgtatttttttttttttttttttttttttcattttatttgtatattatatctttaaaatgttaatatacaaattcttgaatatattcattttttaaaaaccttttattttaaatattaacattaatatatatatatatatatatatttttatgttattttacatatatgaatatacaaatacacatttcttatatttcttatatttcttatatttcttatatttcTTACATTTCTTacatttcttttttattttatttttatgtgtttataaaaaaggCGTATATCTTATTTGATTAAATAAAACCTTAATCTttaaataacaaaaaaaaaaaaataaaaaaaaaaaaaaaaaaaaaaatgaaatatatggaataattatatatgataaacAATCATGGGTTTTAAAATAgtctttatatatttaagtAAGTGCTACATAAATTATAAGgagaaaatatatatatgaaataaaatattttattcacgcatgtaaatattcaatatgaaatacatataaataaaatatatattatatatatataaaataatacgTATCacttattatttttatagttCTTGTTTGCTTAATGAAAGGAATACCGGGATTCttaacaaataaattaacAAATTCGTTTTATAGCACCTTTGTTAAATTATCATACAAGAATAAATTTATGACGtaatcataaaaaaaaaaaaaaaataataaaataataataaatatacaataatataacaaatagaaagaaaaaaaaaaaaaaaaattaaaaaataatataaaatatagaaaaaataatattacattttatttacaacataacatacatatatatataatatatatatatatatatatatatattatttacatatgtttatataatttatgttattttttttttttatcataaatatattatagtGGAATATTAACCAGACGATTGGCAAAGATGGCagatgaagaagaaaaagcATTAGCAGCTGCAGGAAAGGATGAAAACGGAGATTCAATTTTTGGTTtgttaaatatataaaaataaattaaaaagtgaataatataaaaaaataatttatcatatatatatatatatatatatatatatatatatatatacacgATACgatatttatattttgatatatgataataaatcttttaaattttttaaatcttttaaatcctttaaatttttttttttttttttttgttttttttttttaaaatagGAAAAATTGCAAGAGGTGAAGTACCCGTTGACCCTGTATATGAAGATGATAAAGTAAgcttctttttcttttatatgTGAAAATAAGgatacatacatatatatatatatatatataatatctttattttattcttatgTACCTATACAATcatatgaaatatatttcacttgaatgtatatttataaatcattgttaaaataaaatagtTAAACggaattatatatatatatatatatatatatatatatatatatatttatatttatatatttatttatatgtaatattttttatggTGTATGTACCTTTATGTAGGTCATCGCatttaatgatatatacCCACAAGCACCAGTTCATATTATAGTCATACCAAAAAAGAGAGATGGTCTTACTAGACTAAGCAAAGCAGAAGAAAAACATAAAGAAATTTTAGGACATTTAATGTGGGCTGTAAGtgattattttaaataatatatctacataatataaaaccAATGATATCATACATAGATACATAgatacatacatatatatatatatatatatatatatatatatatatatatgtatatgatttatttcttttttattatataggTTGCTGAAATTGTAAGAAGAAACGACTTAGGAGATTTCCGATTGGTAGTTAACAATGGACCTGAGGCATGTCAATCCATATACTATTTACATTTACATATACTAGCCAAGAGACAAATGAAATGGCCCCCTGGTTAAATGaaccaaaaaaatatacaatattttatatcCATATGGAACAAAaagtttatatattataaaaaaaatatatatacatatatataatatatatatataaatatgtatatatttttttttcacattataacatttaattttttaaaaagttCAACACTAATAAAGTGTATAACAACATATGAGATAAAAGGaaaattttaaagaatagtataataaaaacaattaattttacaaattcaaaataaagaaaattaaaattagtgataaattaaaaagtGCAAATGAAATTTAGTTAACCATTTTATttgaaagaaaaaaaaaatatatatataaaataatatatacatatatatatatatatatatatatatatatttttttttttgtgtaatttttctatttttaaGCTTTAGCATTATTTTTCAATAACAAGGGCACTTTTGGCTTTACTTTCGCTTTTGTAAATTTTGGAACATATTTAACAGGCGTTGGGGTATTCACTTGAGTTGCCATCTGAACCACATTcttaatataataatccTTTTTTCCTATTAATCCaccttttttttcatcatcaaAAAAAGTATTTATATCCTTTGGTATTAGTGCTACTTTTccttttataaaaaaaggagTATTATTTAATGGCAATCCATGTTCTTCTTcctttaaaatattttcttgtAATAATTCAAAATTTTCCAAATTATCCCATGTTGCTGGTAACTTTAATGATGCATTTACTTCTCTTAAGTCATTATCCAACATATCCAATACACAATGCTGTTCTTCAATCAATTTTTCTAATTCTCTACAAGAGAAAAgcatatttattatatcgTCCTTATCATTATTAGACATCTTCGAAATGTTTAATGATAAATTAAACATGTTATCATGTTTTTTCTGCTTTggtaaaaataaatgagCTATATCTTCTAAACGTTCCACATTCTTTTTTCGTGTACCTTCTGTATGACCACAATCATTTGTTTCTTCCTGATCTATCTTAATTTCATCCTTTTggttttttttatttttcttatttttcttttttttcaagTTTTCATTGGCCCATTTAAgtttttcatttaaatattcaattttgtaatttttatatatatcatcaaaattgaaattatatgtatctTCCAATGTGTTTTCTTCTAAATCATGCTTTTGTTTTCTATTATTTAATCgtcttttattatatataccatttttatatatattcttattttttaattgatCATCAGAAAGATATGCATCATTATATTCACTGTCATATGGATTACTATATTCACTTTCATACTCATCATAATATTTCGTTTCGTCTTCGTAATAAgcttttttttcattcaaacttttttttttttttttcatcatttcTTTTGTTGCTTTATCTTCTTCTATAACCCCTCGACAATTATTCAATTTGTGCTCGATTTCATACCATTTTGAATTTCCAATATAAGAAATTTTCTGTTTATTGTTTATCTTATGTTGTTCCTTATAGAGTTCGTcttcaatattatattcttcatcatcatcataataatcATCATCCTCCTCATCATAATAATCATCATCCTcttcatcattatcatcTTCATAGTATACACCTTCCTCatcataaaattttttttcattcttCTTACTCCACTCTGCTCCATTTCTAAATTGTAATGGTTTCAAATGCCCTCCAGCTATAATCATATTATCTtcacattttttatttattccTTTTTGTTTATTTCTGTCTCCTCTTTTATTCTTCTTCATGGATTTAATAGTATCACTAGTATCATCTCCATTGggtataatattttcattgTTAAAAAATGGTAGGGTCTcattatatgaataatcATATGGATACATAGGTACATAAAATCCTggataaaaataaaaagggTGATTATCTATTGCACcattatataacatattattacaataaGGATAATTCATCATATAAGGATAATCATAAAAGGGTGGTGGAACTCCCTTATACATGCATCCATTTTTATGAATACCATTTTGAACACATGTctttttatcatttatattttgtgGAGTTTTATCCAAGTTAGATATAGAATGAGCAGGTCCTGTCACTTTACCTACATAATTACCACTATATCTTGAAAAAgcatttatataatgagTATCTTGAATTAATTTACTTTCATTTAATGTTGTCAATGGTCCTACGTTGGATTTATTACCTTTGATTCCCACTAGGATATTTTCTCCATATGTATTGGACATCTTAATTTGTGATTCACTCATTTGTctaatatttgtattattttcttctaatattatattatcatttttgGATATTTTTTCCATTGATATCCTTTTTGGATTACTATTTGAATTGTTTTGTATATCG encodes:
- a CDS encoding putative protein kinase c inhibitor-like protein, with the protein product MGFKIVFIYLILVCLMKGIPGFLTNKLTNSFYSTFVKLSYKNKFMTGILTRRLAKMADEEEKALAAAGKDENGDSIFGKIARGEVPVDPVYEDDKVIAFNDIYPQAPVHIIVIPKKRDGLTRLSKAEEKHKEILGHLMWAVAEIVRRNDLGDFRLVVNNGPEACQSIYYLHLHILAKRQMKWPPG
- a CDS encoding hypothetical protein (conserved Plasmodium protein, unknown function) → MSSEVSAQIIKKDGSPKKSMNPPKKFPLLLKNKGKSPPFIQKNNITNNRDDDINGEGINSDISNKKIPSILKAMKPKIKIPEPKFKTLEMKSDEKQSNINNVQNDMKKMMPKLKSIKPKIKIPEPKFKSLEQTIKKEESCIKSTGSNKEPPKSIMKQSSTYSNNSQPILKRFQTSKKKVSIDLVDDEDDTSNEKILNKNSLFKNKYYEKINILDKLKSVSSNEINKNESNVSTKVPMGIGKIYYSIKEKGKAYQPSLSSSIKEKTITNNGSASLSQEMEKNIGSKHHMYNDKMLKNDLSNDIQNNSNSNPKRISMEKISKNDNIILEENNTNIRQMSESQIKMSNTYGENILVGIKGNKSNVGPLTTLNESKLIQDTHYINAFSRYSGNYVGKVTGPAHSISNLDKTPQNINDKKTCVQNGIHKNGCMYKGVPPPFYDYPYMMNYPYCNNMLYNGAIDNHPFYFYPGFYVPMYPYDYSYNETLPFFNNENIIPNGDDTSDTIKSMKKNKRGDRNKQKGINKKCEDNMIIAGGHLKPLQFRNGAEWSKKNEKKFYDEEGVYYEDDNDEEDDDYYDEEDDDYYDDDEEYNIEDELYKEQHKINNKQKISYIGNSKWYEIEHKLNNCRGVIEEDKATKEMMKKKKKSLNEKKAYYEDETKYYDEYESEYSNPYDSEYNDAYLSDDQLKNKNIYKNGIYNKRRLNNRKQKHDLEENTLEDTYNFNFDDIYKNYKIEYLNEKLKWANENLKKKKNKKNKKNQKDEIKIDQEETNDCGHTEGTRKKNVERLEDIAHLFLPKQKKHDNMFNLSLNISKMSNNDKDDIINMLFSCRELEKLIEEQHCVLDMLDNDLREVNASLKLPATWDNLENFELLQENILKEEEHGLPLNNTPFFIKGKVALIPKDINTFFDDEKKGGLIGKKDYYIKNVVQMATQVNTPTPVKYVPKFTKAKVKPKVPLLLKNNAKA